From the Neobacillus sp. PS3-34 genome, the window TGAAGTAACAGCGAATGTACACTTTTTAAAAGATGAAAGTGATAATGGATTTAAACTTGCTGTTACATTACAGGTGAAAGGTAAGGGTATTGAAAAAGACAAGCTGGAAGATCTTGTTCATAAAGCACATGAATTCTGCCCGTATTCAAAAGCGACCAGAGGAAATATAGACGTAAAACTTGAAGTTGTTGAATAAATAAAGGGTGCCATATTATGGCACCCTTTATTTATTACGATCTCATTCTAAGGATTAGTTGACCAAAGACCAGCAGTTTTAACAAATACGCGCGAATTCAGCTTTAGTTGAGCAACCATGAATTCGGCAAGATCTTCAGGCTGCATGACATTATCTGGGTTACCGCTGATAAGATTTGTCTCGATTGCCAAATCAGTTGCGACGGTGCTTGGTGTTAAAGCAGTCACACGAATATTATGCTTTCTTACTTCAAGCATGAGTGATTCGGTCAGGCCGAGAACGGCAAACTTCGATGCACTATATGCGCTTGTGACTGGAGCACCTTTTTGTCCTGCTGAGGACGAAATATTGATGATATCCCCGGCTTTTCTTTCAATCATATCTGGCAACACCGCACGGGTAACATTATAGACTCCCATCAAATTTACGCGAATGATGCTCTCCCATTCTTCAGGGGACAGTTCAAGAAAGCCGCCAAATTTAGCGATACCAGCGTTATTGATTAAAATATCAATCGAACCCAGGTCCGTCTTGATATGCTCAACAGCGTGATGAACTGAGTCAAGGTCTGATACATCTGCAGTCGCAGCTGAAATTTTTACATCATATTGCTGAAGTTCTGCTGCTGCTTTTTCAAGATTGGACATAGTCAAACCGATTAAGCCGATATTTACGCCCTCTTTTGCTAAGGCTATAGCAGTAGCTCGTCCAATTCCTCTTCCTGCTCCTGTAATTAAGGCAGTTTTTCCGCTCAAAGAAATCATTTTATCACTCCTTGAAAAATAATTGATAACAGTCATAAATACTAACAGAAAGACCGCACCGTTTCAAAAAAATGGTTTGCGGTCTTTCTGTATATTTTTTCATTTGTCATTACTCGAGATTGGCGTGTTTCCCATACATTATATTGGAATCCAATCCTTTTTTCTCCATGAACCTAAGGATTACAGCATCGAAAAATAATAGCAGTGTTTGTTCGAATAGTGATCCCATCGGCTGGATTGTTTTATAATCGCTTTGTGATTGATCTTTAGGCGAGCCAGGCAATTTAATCACAGTATCTGCTAATTGTCCAATTGTGGATTGAGGATTAATGGTGACAACTGCAACTGTCCCACTTAAACTCTTTGCTTTTTCAGCCATCGTAATTAAACTTTTCGTTTCACCTGAACCGGTGGCGATGATTAATAAATCGCCTTCCTCTAGGTTAGCAGTGACAGTCTCACCTACGACATAAGAATCCAGACCCATGTGCATCATTCGCATCGCAAAGGATTTTGCCATAAAACCAGATCGGCCTGCCCCAGCTACAAAGATTTTTTTTGATTCAAGAATTCCGTTTAAAAGGAGTTCTGCTTCTTCGTTCGCTATTAAGTCTGCTGAACGGCTTAATTCTTCTATAATTTTTGCTAAATATTGAGTTGTATTCATAACAGCATTACCCTTGTTTTATCATTTGTTGCATTTGGGCTGCAGCAGCTTTAATATCGTCTTGTCCGGTAATACCTCCGCCCACAATGATAAGATCTGGCTGTGCTTTGATTACCTCAGGCAATGTTTCCAATTTAATGCCGCCTGCAATCGCAGTCTTAGCATTTTTTACAACGTCTTTAATGGCTTTAAGATCTTCGAAAGAGTTCTGTCCAACTGCTTGAAGATCGTAGCCTGTGTGGACACAAATGTAGTCTACACCAAATGCATCAAGTTCTTTCGCACGGGCTTTTTTATCCTTTACAGCGATCATATCGACAAGGATTTTTTTCCCTTGTTTTTTCGCCTCTGCAACGGCACCTTTAATGGATTCATCTTCAGCAGCACCAAGAATGGTAACAATGTCTGCGCCTGCTTCAGATGCCTTCATAACTTCATATCCAGCAGCGTCCATAATTTTCAGGTCAGCCAATACTTTTAACTTAGGGAAGGCTTCTTTCATTTCTTTTACAGCTCTTAGCCCCTCATTAATAACAACAGGAGTACCGATTTCTACTACATCGATATATTCTTCAACTTGTTTAACAAGGTCTATTCCTTCTTGGATGTTTACTAAATCTAATGCTAATTGTAATTCCATCTATATTCACTCCTAAAGGTTTTTGTTGAATCTGTTTTCGTAATATACCCATAGAGATTTCAGTTACACTAACAATGTTAGGCAACTTTGGGGTACAGATGCAAGTATACTACGTAGATATTTGAGTTGTAAGTACGCACTTTATTTTTACATAGTGCTAAAAAGTATACTATGGGATATAATAAGGATAGAGGTGATCACGATGCCGCGTATGCAGGATAAAACGTTTAATTGTGAAAAGGAATTGACCCTTTCAGTCATTGG encodes:
- a CDS encoding 3-ketoacyl-ACP reductase → MISLSGKTALITGAGRGIGRATAIALAKEGVNIGLIGLTMSNLEKAAAELQQYDVKISAATADVSDLDSVHHAVEHIKTDLGSIDILINNAGIAKFGGFLELSPEEWESIIRVNLMGVYNVTRAVLPDMIERKAGDIINISSSAGQKGAPVTSAYSASKFAVLGLTESLMLEVRKHNIRVTALTPSTVATDLAIETNLISGNPDNVMQPEDLAEFMVAQLKLNSRVFVKTAGLWSTNP
- the hxlB gene encoding 6-phospho-3-hexuloisomerase is translated as MNTTQYLAKIIEELSRSADLIANEEAELLLNGILESKKIFVAGAGRSGFMAKSFAMRMMHMGLDSYVVGETVTANLEEGDLLIIATGSGETKSLITMAEKAKSLSGTVAVVTINPQSTIGQLADTVIKLPGSPKDQSQSDYKTIQPMGSLFEQTLLLFFDAVILRFMEKKGLDSNIMYGKHANLE
- the hxlA gene encoding 3-hexulose-6-phosphate synthase; its protein translation is MELQLALDLVNIQEGIDLVKQVEEYIDVVEIGTPVVINEGLRAVKEMKEAFPKLKVLADLKIMDAAGYEVMKASEAGADIVTILGAAEDESIKGAVAEAKKQGKKILVDMIAVKDKKARAKELDAFGVDYICVHTGYDLQAVGQNSFEDLKAIKDVVKNAKTAIAGGIKLETLPEVIKAQPDLIIVGGGITGQDDIKAAAAQMQQMIKQG